A portion of the Leptospira noumeaensis genome contains these proteins:
- a CDS encoding M50 family metallopeptidase — MAEKPVKFVIFLSLILSLVAFWDHQFTSYLKEFVVLIHEICHATAALFSGGVVKGIALHGNEGGETIAVPASFRGSFILVVSAGYIGSSLVGAFLLRLGFQGRHARQTMILLGLFLISVSVLYSKLGDLAYLTGIFWGVGILVTGMLGETISILSLVFLGTSISLYSLYDLSDFAERLTETDAGILAFWMAGLGPEDLQNQEVPTVVVVLGYMIATLWSLLSIGIIFMSLRSSLGHEESHDFPEMEESFERFPGDLSPEAKLWLEKRGVDPESGIVLPPNLFQDFPPKDNNP; from the coding sequence ATGGCAGAAAAACCGGTTAAGTTTGTCATTTTTCTCTCTTTGATTTTGAGTTTAGTGGCGTTTTGGGATCACCAATTCACTTCTTACCTCAAAGAATTCGTTGTACTCATACATGAAATTTGTCATGCCACAGCAGCCTTATTTAGTGGGGGTGTTGTCAAAGGAATCGCCCTTCATGGAAATGAAGGTGGGGAAACCATAGCTGTTCCTGCTTCCTTTCGCGGTTCCTTTATTTTAGTAGTTTCTGCCGGTTACATTGGTTCTTCGCTTGTCGGAGCTTTTTTGTTACGCCTTGGATTCCAAGGCCGCCATGCTCGCCAAACAATGATTTTGTTAGGATTGTTTCTGATCTCTGTCAGTGTCCTTTATTCTAAACTAGGTGACCTTGCTTATCTCACAGGAATTTTCTGGGGAGTGGGAATTCTTGTCACTGGAATGTTAGGTGAAACCATTTCCATCCTTTCCTTAGTTTTTTTAGGAACTAGTATCTCTCTCTATTCCCTTTATGATCTCTCTGATTTTGCAGAAAGATTAACAGAAACCGACGCCGGAATCCTTGCCTTTTGGATGGCGGGTCTTGGACCAGAAGATTTACAAAACCAGGAAGTTCCCACTGTGGTTGTGGTACTTGGTTATATGATCGCGACACTTTGGTCACTTCTTAGCATCGGAATTATTTTTATGTCTCTACGAAGTTCGCTCGGCCACGAAGAATCTCATGATTTTCCGGAAATGGAAGAGTCGTTCGAAAGGTTCCCGGGTGATCTATCTCCAGAAGCAAAACTTTGGTTGGAAAAACGCGGTGTGGATCCCGAAAGTGGGATCGTTTTGCCCCCCAATTTGTTCCAGGACTTCCCTCCCAAAGACAACAACCCCTAG
- a CDS encoding UDP-glucuronic acid decarboxylase family protein, translating to MAKRILITGGAGFIGSHLAETLLNAGNQIIVLDNFHTGRKENLTHLLSNPNFELIRHDITDPIKLEVDEIYNMACPASPVHYQSNPIKTIKTNVLGMTNMLGLAKRVKARILQASTSEVYGNPLEHPQTESYWGNVNTIGIRSCYDEGKRVAETLCFDYHRQHGVDIRVIRIFNTYGPRMIPDDGRVVSNFIVQALRGENITIYGDGSQTRSFCYVDDLVRGIITMMNTDNFIGPVNLGNEGEFTVKELAELVIKETGSKSKIIYLPLPQDDPTRRKPNLSLAKEKLNYSTTVPLVEGVKKTIEYFSKRV from the coding sequence ATGGCAAAAAGAATCCTTATCACAGGTGGAGCCGGATTCATCGGTTCTCATTTAGCAGAAACTCTTTTGAACGCTGGGAACCAAATCATTGTATTGGACAATTTCCACACCGGACGAAAGGAAAACCTCACCCACCTTCTCTCAAATCCGAACTTTGAACTGATCCGCCACGACATCACGGATCCCATCAAGTTGGAAGTGGATGAGATCTACAATATGGCATGTCCGGCCTCTCCCGTACACTATCAAAGTAATCCTATCAAAACCATCAAAACCAATGTTTTGGGTATGACCAATATGCTCGGACTTGCCAAACGAGTGAAGGCCCGAATCCTACAAGCCAGTACTTCCGAAGTTTATGGAAACCCTCTCGAACACCCGCAAACAGAATCCTATTGGGGTAATGTCAATACCATAGGAATTCGCAGTTGTTATGATGAAGGAAAACGTGTTGCTGAAACATTATGTTTCGATTACCACCGCCAACATGGTGTAGACATTCGCGTGATTCGTATTTTTAATACATATGGCCCAAGAATGATTCCTGACGACGGCCGTGTGGTGAGTAACTTCATCGTACAAGCGTTACGTGGAGAAAACATAACCATTTACGGTGATGGAAGCCAAACTCGTTCCTTTTGTTATGTCGATGATTTAGTTCGTGGGATCATTACTATGATGAACACAGACAACTTCATTGGACCAGTCAACTTAGGAAATGAAGGTGAATTCACAGTAAAGGAATTGGCAGAACTTGTGATCAAAGAAACAGGAAGTAAGTCAAAAATCATTTACCTTCCACTCCCTCAAGATGATCCAACCAGGAGAAAACCAAACTTAAGTTTGGCGAAAGAAAAATTGAATTATTCAACGACCGTCCCGCTCGTGGAAGGCGTAAAAAAAACCATCGAATATTTTAGCAAAAGAGTATAA